The following are encoded together in the Synergistaceae bacterium genome:
- the adiC gene encoding arginine/agmatine antiporter → MAEDAGAKSSNKIGLVAATLMVAGNMMGSGVFMLPANLAATGGIALLGWIVTIVGSVSLALVFAKLAALDPIAGGPYAYTRKAFGDYMGYQTNLIYWLANVVGNAGLAVAGIGYLTAFFPELKDPLISALAQIVVIWFFTWANILGPKTVGKIQSCTTSFALVPIIGIAIIGWFWFKPSVYAAGWNVSGHSALGAVGATLNFTLWAFIGVESASVSAGVVENPSKNVPIATVGGVLIAAVCYVLSSTVIMGMIPNKDLVASSAPFVDAAQIALGPVAGKAVAICAAIGCLGSLAGWTLLVGQTAKAAADDGLFPSLFAKVNEKDVPSMGLTLVACFMTVQVLATMSPTASSQFGKIASIAVIMTLLPYIYSAVALKVLGWHKMDNKSYFKYSVIIIIASVYSLWAMVGSDGQQTRWSLIFVIATIVFYAMALNHKRDVEEGHLRPEGPVPGWVKYFVLTAFVVALAVMFWVSVGRHEDLKLHRRGHVTPVTQVTQQQDSTPASQ, encoded by the coding sequence ATGGCGGAAGACGCCGGAGCGAAGAGCTCCAACAAAATTGGCCTGGTCGCCGCGACGCTGATGGTGGCCGGCAACATGATGGGTTCAGGGGTGTTCATGCTCCCCGCCAACCTGGCCGCCACGGGAGGTATCGCGCTTCTGGGGTGGATCGTCACGATTGTGGGCTCCGTGTCGCTGGCGCTGGTCTTCGCGAAGCTGGCGGCTCTGGACCCCATAGCTGGCGGCCCCTACGCCTACACGCGAAAGGCCTTTGGCGACTACATGGGCTATCAGACCAACCTCATTTACTGGCTGGCCAACGTGGTGGGCAACGCAGGGCTTGCCGTGGCGGGCATCGGCTACCTGACAGCCTTTTTCCCCGAGCTGAAGGACCCGCTGATTTCGGCCCTCGCCCAGATCGTGGTCATCTGGTTTTTCACCTGGGCCAACATTCTCGGCCCTAAAACCGTTGGGAAAATTCAGTCCTGCACGACGTCCTTCGCTCTGGTTCCCATCATCGGAATCGCGATTATCGGCTGGTTCTGGTTCAAGCCGTCGGTCTACGCGGCGGGCTGGAACGTTTCGGGGCACAGCGCCCTGGGGGCCGTGGGCGCCACGCTCAACTTCACGCTCTGGGCCTTCATCGGCGTTGAAAGCGCGTCGGTCTCCGCCGGAGTTGTGGAAAACCCCTCGAAAAATGTCCCCATCGCCACGGTGGGAGGCGTGCTCATTGCGGCTGTCTGCTACGTTTTGAGCTCGACGGTCATCATGGGGATGATCCCCAACAAAGACCTTGTGGCCTCCTCGGCGCCCTTCGTCGACGCGGCTCAGATCGCGCTGGGGCCTGTGGCCGGAAAGGCCGTGGCGATCTGCGCGGCCATCGGGTGCCTGGGCTCTCTGGCGGGCTGGACCCTGCTGGTGGGCCAGACGGCGAAGGCGGCGGCGGACGACGGCCTTTTCCCCAGCCTCTTCGCGAAGGTCAACGAGAAGGACGTTCCCTCCATGGGCCTGACTCTGGTGGCCTGTTTCATGACGGTTCAGGTGCTGGCCACCATGTCCCCCACGGCCAGCAGCCAGTTCGGCAAAATCGCCTCCATCGCGGTCATCATGACCCTGCTGCCCTACATCTACTCGGCCGTGGCCCTGAAGGTTCTGGGCTGGCATAAGATGGACAACAAATCTTATTTCAAATATTCCGTAATTATTATTATCGCGTCCGTGTACAGCCTTTGGGCCATGGTGGGTTCAGACGGGCAGCAGACCCGCTGGTCGCTGATTTTCGTTATCGCGACCATCGTTTTCTACGCGATGGCCCTCAACCACAAGCGCGACGTGGAGGAAGGGCACCTTCGCCCGGAGGGGCCTGTTCCCGGCTGGGTGAAGTACTTCGTCCTCACGGCCTTCGTCGTGGCGCTGGCGGTGATGTTCTGGGTTTCCGTGGGGCGCCATGAGGACCTGAAGCTGCACCGGCGCGGGCACGTGACCCCCGTCACGCAGGTGACGCAGCAGCAGGATTCCACGCCGGCCTCCCAGTAA